ACATTAGTAGTGAGTAGTGACTTATCTTTCAACAGGTGAGTCTGTTGATAAATGGTCAATATTTATCCATTGCCAAGGTGTGAACTAATGCTAATGATAAAACCAACCAAATCAATGCTAATGATAAATTAACTAAATCGTAATGGAGGTTCCACTGGTATATGTACCTGTGTGTAGAGCACTGATGCATTTAGATAACTTTGCTTCTTAAATGCTTCATCTGCTTGGAGTTTCAGCTCGGACATCCTCTTTTTCACAAAATTGTCATCCTAGGAAATTCATAAGAGCTCAAGTCTGGTGCGTGAGGGAGAAACAGCACTATAGCAAGATATCAAGGTGAAGTGAACAAATACAAGAAACAGTTTTAGTTAATTCAAGATTTCACAATCCCACTTGCAACGCTGATAGGAAATGAAGTAAGAGAGCTATTTAAATAAATAAAATGAATTGTTCCACCTGTTATTTTGAAACAAAATAAGAATTAATGTATTACCATTTGAGCAAGGCAGGTTATCAAATAAAGCATCATTAAAATAAAATGAATTTTCAGGAACAGAGTTAGACAACAATGCAAATGCAAGAAAACACATGCGGATTCGATGAGTTTCCTATATGAAGTTTTGGTTAAACATCAAGTTGGCACCACACCAATACTGTTCAGAGTTAGCATGAACAAAATAGTCATAGGTGTGCAAGAAAATATGCTAGTGACATACCTCAAGTTGCTTGATTTCCATCTCCACGTGACTAATGATTCCATCAACGCTCCAAtttgccacagttgaaacaggaGAGGTGAAAGGAAAGAGAAGCTCAACGTCTTCCCGTGTACCATACTCAACAGCCAACTCTATTGGCAACCTACCAAACTGTAGAGAAACAAGGAAAGCTTTACAAAAGCAATATTCAACATTAAGAAATAAGCTTTGTTCTAGACATGATCAATGCAAACCGTATTGAATTATTGATGGACTACCCTCACATTAGGTCAATGTAATGGTAGTGTGTCGCATCTATACATACCTGACAAAATTAAGGACACGGCACAAAGGAGGAAAGGCAAAACGATAACAAGCTTATACAAATATGGCAACTTAGCAcagcattttatttttcttttgctgATAGCATCATGTAGGCCTATTTACCGCATAACTCTTACGTTTGTTGCATATCAATACAGGACAGGTCTACCTAAACTACAAAGCCAAGCCAGAGACAAGAATATGTGACAAAAAGAGCATTCTCACCCTGTCAAAAACATTTGGGTTTGCACCAGCTTCCAACAAGCACTTAATAGCTTCAGTTAAGCCCTTTTCTGCAGCCGTCAGCAAAGGATCATAATAAGGAAAAACACCGCTCACATTAGCTCCACCCTATCAGAAAAAGGCGTAGAAGAAAGTCAATCATACAATTGTGTGGTCGTTGATACAAAGATAACTAAATCAAACCTCAGTTATATAGAAATCCTACATTCCTACTGCAATATAAATAGGGGTACTGTACCTGAATCAATAGCTTCACACAGGACACGAAAGATTTGTCTAATGCCATGTTTAAAGGTCCAAGTATACGAGTAACAATGTTGGGCTGGCAAGAAAACAAGAACTTCATTTTCATGCCGGAATAAGCAATTCTAAGAGAAATGGAGTTTGTATGGAAAGGAGATGAGCTTCTTTGTGGGATTACAACTTATATAGTGATATGTTCCTTTGCTTCAACTGATTTTTCAGAGTTGTTGTGTGGGTTATTGAAACCACCATGTCTGGTTCGGCTCACACATTAAAGCTACGAGAAAGGCTTCTTTGGTTGTTTCTTGAAGGTTGCCAATATTTGCCACACTTTTTCCTAACATATCTAAGGTTACATGATGAAAATGAATGTTATACTTTGCAAACCTAAGAATCCTACCACACTATTTCTGAGTCAGTGACACAAGCGACCCAAGTTGCAGGAGGTGACTAACTCAAACTTTTGGAATGGCATGGTTAGTCACCAACCAAAAAGACCTACAGGTGAGAACAATTGGGGAAAGTAGCAAAACCCAGAAAAGGGAAGAATTTGGAGTTAAAGACAACATATCAACAAAGAGTTTCAACAGTACATCTGACTTGTGCTCCAAAAGGATCTTGACAATACTAGGAAATCCTCTAAGAGTAGCATCCATGAGTGGTGTCCCAAGTTCTGACATAGCATGGACATTAGCTCCCCTCGCAAGAAGAAACTTCACTATTTCATAGTaccctgaagagaagaaagaaaaaaagtcaTAACAGTATTACAAGTACATGAACAAAATCGTTTTTGTGCAAAAAAGTTTCAATAACTAGTGGGGGAATGATTTTTGTTGGTTCACATTTCTCTGAATATGAATACCATAATCAGTTAACATAAGAAGGCAGTAGCATACTCAATACGTATCTGAGAACAGAAAATTAGGAATCACTTTGCAGAGAAATGTGAACCAACAAAAATCATTCCCCCACTATCAGTTCCTAATTTTCTGCTCTCAGATAATTCACTCATACTCTTGATCCTCTAAAGGTTCTTCTCTGTCAGTAACAAAAAGTACATCTAAGCCTTGCGGAAGCACTTTAGAGTGCCTAGAAGCTAAACAATCTGCTTCTTCTTTTCTCTAACCTAGAGCACTCTTATTTCAATACAtacgaagaaactccatgaaagCCAGCTATCACTCCTATGAGACGGCTAAGTCATAAAAGATTGATCACTTTGCAGACGCCGATGAACAGGAGAAACAAATAAGATCAGGCTACTTTTAATTTATGGCAACAAGAAAATTGTTTATATTAGGCTAGCTAATTAGCACTTGGTATAGTAAACCCACTTTTATCACCCTTGTAGGTCCAGCATAAAAACAATTTTGAGAAAGGAAAAGCTCAAGCACAAAACAAGGGAGCAAGGCAATAGTAAAAGACTGTGAGAATGAAACCAAGGAATATTCAGGCCAACAAGTGAATTTCCATTTCATACCATGAACTACAGCCATATGAAGAAGGGTGATTTTTCCACGTCGCTGATGCAGATCAGCGCCATGATCCAGAAGGTACCTGACAGCAGGAAGGTGGCCATACATGATGGCATGCGACACGAGCGTAAACTCTAGCATTAAGACACACACAATCCATTGAATCAGTTCATGATCAGGTCATAAAAACTACATATGCTTTAGGATCGGGAAAGGCGTGCACGAATTACCCTGAGCGGTGTCAGGCATGTCGACATCCATCTTGACCTCCTCAACAAGATACCGGTAGATCGGCagcttgccgccgccgcccgcggcgtGTAGCGCGTTCATGCCCATGTAGGTGGTGTTGGCCACGGTCGTCCGGATCCCGTGCCCCTGCACGTCCAGCTCCTTTGCAATATCTGAATTTCACACAGAAAAGGGGGACACTTTCAGTCAGGAATCGTTACAAGAACCCAGTACTGCAGCGCATATACAGTGCAATCAGAATCAGTAGGAAACAAAGGGGGCAATTTTAGTTACCAACCATGGCAAGAACGTAGTATATATATACACTACGCTGCAATCAGAATCAGGAAGACAGCGCCCAATCAAAACGTGGTACGGTATATACTATGCTGCTGCGTGGTTCTTCAGTAGTTGGTCAGAAACCCCCGATTTAATTGCAAGGAGAAGACCCAAAATCCGGGGAATCGAAGTGCACACGGCGGCGAAACCCTAAGGCCGCGGTCAGATCTAGCGCGCGAGCAAATGGAGAGTTGGAGACATGACgccggagagagagggagaggggaatggGGATTTGGTTAAGATGCGGGCCTTACACTTGATCTCGCGGACGTCGCCGTTGTGGGCGGCTTGGAGGAACCTGGCCTCCGGCGGCCACCGGTCGCGCTCTGCACAGCAAGCGGAACGAACGATGAGACGGCGTGGCGGACGGAGCCGTACGACTGAACTGAGGGTGTTTGCCGGTTACCTTCGCCGTGGAGGACCTCATACAGGCGAGGCAGCGGCCACTCCCGCATCCccatcctcctccctccccctttttCTTTGCCGGCGGTCGGGGTGGAGGACGGGAGCTTCTGGAGTGGGTGGAGGGGTGGGGAATAAAAagggcgggagagagagagagagagagacagagagagagagagagcgcgcgcgCGGGTGGAAGACGCAATGGGATGCGGACACGTGCCCAACCACGGGTCGTACCATCTGACACTCCTGCCAGGAGAAGCACGGCCTCTTCCTTCATGTTTCAAgttttgaaatttgaatttaaacTTCACGGTCTTCCTCTTCGACGGCGATTAGAGCAAATCTAGCAAGTTGTCATATTGGCCCTCCATATGGTGATATGGATATCGTAAACGATCTTGGCTGGCCGACCGGGTATACAGATTCAGCCACCCCGCGTGTGCTATCGGATCGAAACAAAACATCCTATGGCCATAGCCGAAGCTCCGCACACGCCAAGCTTCAGTAGGACCCACGCGCCAGTCAACCCCCCTCAACCTTATATTTTTCCCAGCGAGTCACTCCTTATCTTTTTCTTCGTCGGCAACCATGGGTGATCTCCATCCCTCTTTCCATGAGGCTAGTCTGTGTCGCACCGGTCATGGGCGTTGTTCTAAGCCCCAACCCGAGTGTAGGGGAGATGATGGAGTCGACAATGTTGCACGGTAGCTACACCGACGCTGATGCAGAGAAGATGAGGAGGGGGTGATTGGGAGTGACCCTGCAAGGGAAGCCTCAATGCTGCTGATTGTTGCGAGTTAGCGCTGGGGACATTGACCTATGTTGACAACCATGTGGATTGTGGTGACGATGGTAACCAGATGTGGCTACAACCCTCGACACGGAGGAGCTACAACTATGGCGGCCATGGAGCTGCGATGGCAGGACCCCATGCTACAACTGTTAACGACGGAAGCTGCATCCGGTGAcgaggcactagtagaaaagagggctttggttcaggccgggtcagcccattagtcccggtttagtccagaaccgggatcaatgggggcactggtccaggttcgtgaggccaggggcctgccgggcctcgtgaggggcattggtcccggttcgtctggccctttggtcccggttggtgggacgaaccgggaccaatgggcctcgctcctggctcaccaccattggtcccggttggtggcttgaaccgggaccacaggctgccctttagtcccggttcatgccacgaaccgggaccaatgaggtgcctatatatacccctcgcccgcgagcagagcactccagtgctctgtttttctctggacggcgaggggagggctttgtggtgctctagctcacctcctatgcacatgaggtgttcgatgaaatgcccgagccacactagttaagctttctcctctcgaagctcgacctcaaagctccattttcctcgagatttgtctaggtttagcagcccgtcacgtcccattcccgtcttcaccgtcgtcgatcgcccgcgccgatcttgtcgccggcaccagcgtggtgagcctcttgttcttatcttctttctgagagaaaaaattcttactttagatagatacttgtctaatttttttactattttattgcttattattatatagtgcgatggttttggtatccgcccccgtcggtcctcgtcctgtctatgattctagatgtggtatatattatctttataactattggttcatttattgtttatgaaaattatgccgaccaacgtgacatagattttatttatctaggaggtatgtgaacgggaaattccaactgaccctattgtcgagaggttaaatttagttgaagaagaaaacaatttcttgaaggaaaaaataaaaaaaatgaggaggagaagatgatattggagttgcatgttgcggatgtcatcgatgatcacaagatcaagatggatgcaatgcgcttgaagattagaaagattagaaaatatgccattcataccgaggcttggtatcattatgccgttggatcaattgttaccttggttgcgattatgatcacatttgttttcgcattgaaattttttacatagtttcaatgtatggtttaattaattagatgctctggagagctatatgttgttagatgagtactatgtatgtactttggttttaatgtgatgatgaacttctattaatttggtcacttaattatctattcatgatgttctgtaatggtttttgacacacttaattatatataatgcatgcagatgaaccggcaatggatgtacggtgacagacacacctccgagtacattaagggcgtgcatgattttctcgaagtggctgaggcaaacaagcagaatggttttatgtgttgtccatgccctaaatgtgggaatacgaagtcttactctgaccggaaaatccttcacacccacctgctttacaagggtttcatgccacactataatgtttggacgaggcacggagaaataggggttatggtggaagacggcgaagaagaagaggacgatgacaactatgtgccccctgaatacggtgatgctgcaacgggggaagctgctgaagatcaagaggaaccagacgatgtgcccaatgatgctgcaatgggggaagctgctgaagatcaagaggaaccagtgcccgatgatgatgatctccgccgggtcattgtcgatgcaaggacgcaatgcgaaagtcaaaaggagaagttgaagttcgatcgcatgttagaggattacaaaaaagggttgtaccccaattgcgaagatggcaacacaaagctcgataccgtactggaattgctgtagtggaaggcagagaatgctgtgcctgacaaaggatttgagaagctattgaaaatattgaagaagaagcttccaaaggacaacgaattgcccgatagtacatacgcagcaaagaaggtcgtatgccctctaggattggaggtgcagaagatacatgcattgttggggaacgtagtaatttcaaaaaaaattctacgcacacgcaagatcatggtgatgcatagcaacgagaggggagagtgttgtccacgtaccctcgtagaccgacagcggaagcgttatcacaacgcggttgatgtagtcgtacgtcttcacgatccgaccgatcaagtaccgaacgtacggcacctccgagttctacacacgttcagctcgatgacgtccctcgaactccgatccagccgagtgttgagggagagtttcgtcagcacgacggcgtggtgacgatgatgatgttccaccgacgcagggcttcgcctaagctccgcaacggtattatcgaggtgtaatatgatggaggggggcaccgcacacggctaagagatctcaaggatcaattgtgaggaggaggccggccctaggagggggcgcaccaagtgtggagtcctactaggactccctagtcctagtaggattccacctcccatatggaataggaaaagaggaagggaaaaagagaaggaaggaagggggcgccccccttccctagtccaattcggaccagaccaaggggaggggtgcggccacccttgagacccttttccttctttcccgtatggcccaataaggcccaatacgtattcccgtaactctccggtactccgaaaaatacccgaatcacttggaacctttccgaagtccgaatatagtcgtccaatatatcgatctttacgtcccgaccatttcgagactcctcgtcatatccccgatctcatccgggactccgaactccttcggtacatcaaaactcaataaaactgtcatcgtaacgttaagcgtgcggaccctacgggttcgagaactatgtagacatgaccgagacacgtctccggtcaataaccaatagcgggacctatatgcccatattggctcccacatattctacgaagatctttatcggtcagaccgcataacaacatacgttgttccctttgtcaccggtatgttacttgcccgagatttgatcgtcggtatctcgatacctagttcaatctcgttaccggcaagtctctttactcgttccgtaacacatcatcccgcaactaactcattagtcacaatacttgcaaggcttatagtgatgtgcattaccgagtgggcccagagatacctctccgacaattggagtgacaaatcctaatctcgaaatacgccaacccaacaagtacctttggagacacctgtagagcacctttataatcacccatttacattgtgacgtttggtagcacacaaagtgttcctccggtaaacgggagttgcataatctcatagtcataggaacatgtataagtcatgaagaaagcaatagcaacatactaaacgatcgagtgctaagctaacggaatgggtcaagtcaatcacgtcattctcctaatgaggtgatcccgttaatcaaatgacaactcatgtctatggctaggaaacataaccatctttgattaacgagctagtcaagtagaggcatactagtgacactctgtttgtctatgtattcacacatgtattatgtttccggttaatacaattctagcatgaataataaacatttatcatgatataaggaaatatataatacttttgttattgcctctagggcatatttccttcatgcatgccctaatgactgcatcctctaccgcggtgcgtacaaggatctgaacgcatgcccggtatgcggtgcattgcggtataagatcagacgagatgaccctggtgatattgatggcgagccccccaggaagagggttcctgcgaaggtgatgtggtatgctcctataataccacggttgaaacgtctattcagaaactaagagcatgccaagttgatgcgatggcacagtgatgaccgtaagaaagacgggaagttgagagcacccgctgatgggtcgcaatggagaaaaatcgagagaaagtactgggctgagtttgcagctgacccaaggaacgtatggtttggtttaagcgcggatggcattaatcctttcggggagcagagcagcaatcacagcacctggcccgtgactctatgtatgtataaccttcctccttggatgtgcatgaagcggaagttcattatgatgccagttctcatccaaggccctaagcaacccggcaacgacattgatgtgtacctaaggccattagttgaagaacttttacagttgtggaatggaaacggtgtacgtacgtgggatgagcacaaacaggaggaatttaacctgcacgccttgctgtttgtaaccatcaacgattggcccgctctcagtaacctttcaggatagacaaacaagggataccacgcatgcacgcactgtttagatgacactgaaagtatatacctggacaaatgcaggaagaatgtgtacctgggccatcgtcgatttcttccgaccaaccatcaatgtcgaaataaaggcaagcatttcaaaggcgaggcagatcaccggaagaagtctgccatgcgtaccggtgatcacgtacttgctatggtcaatgatttacacgtaatctttggaaagggtcccggcggactagctgttccaaatgacgctgagggacacgcacccatgtggaagaagaaatctatattttgggacctaccctactggaaagacctagaggtccgctcttcaatcgacgtgatgcacgtgacgaagaacctttgcgtgaacctgctaggcttcttgggcgtgtatgggaagacaaaagatacacctgaggcacgggaggacctgcaacgtttgcacgaaaaagacggcatgcctccgaagcagtatgaaggtcctcccagctacgctcttatgaaagaagagaaagaaatcttttttgaatgcctgctcagtatgaaggtcccgagtggcttctcgtcgaatataaagggaataataaatatgccagagaaaaagttcaagaacctaaagtctcatgactgccacgtgattatgacgcaactgcttccggttgcattgagggggcttctaccggaaaacgtccgattagccattgtgaaggtatgtgcattcctcaatgcaatctctcagaaggtgaacaatccagaaatcataccaaggctaaggagtgatgtggcgcaatgtcttgtcagtttcgagctggtgttcccaccatccttcttcaatatcatgacgcacgtcctagttcatctagtcgacgagattgtcattctggggcccgtatttctacacaatattttcctctttgagaggttcatgggagtgctaaagaaatatgtccgtaaccgcactaggctagaaggaagcatctccatgggccatcaaacagaggatgtcattgggttttgtgtcgacttcattcctggccttaagaagataggtctccctaaatcgcggtatgaggggagactgactggaaaaggcacgctaggaggggactcaataatatgcagggacgggcattcttggtctcaagcacactacacagttctacagaactctaccttggtgaccccgtatgtcgatgaacacaagaacagtctgcgctccaaacacccggagcagtgcaacgactggattacatgtgaacacatcaggactttcagcagttggttggaaacacgtctcagaggtgacaacactgtttgtgatgagctgtactcgttgtccaggggaccatctttgactatattgacttacaaaggatacgagataaatgggaatacattttacacgatcgcccaagatcaaaagagcaccaaccaaaacagcggtgtccgctttgatgcagcaaccgagagggaaaaggacacatattatggttacatagtggacatatgggaacttgactacggacatgattttaaggtccctttgtttaagtgcaaatgggtcaatctgtcaggaggcggggtacaggtagacccacagtacggaatgacaacagtggatctgaaaaatcttgggtacactgacgaaccgttcgtcctagccaatgatgtggcacaggttatctatgtcaaggacatgtctaccaaaccgagaaaaagaaaagataaggaagcgaatacatcatacgatgagccaaaacgccacatagttctttcaggaaaaaggggcatcgtaggagtggagggcaagacagacatgtctaaagattatgaaaagtttcatgaaattcctcccttcaaagtcaaggctgacccaagcatcctaataaacgatgaagattatccatggttacggcgcaataagcaaatgacacaagtgaagaaaaagtgaagactttctcccgcaactattatgatgataccatgccaactttgtaacagacgagtatgataccattgtccgttttgtacacgaagtgcatccagtttttgccgtaaccctctcaactttcttgaacatgctatctggatgaaatgatgatacaatgccaactttcaaccttttcagagttcatttgaaatgcttttcaatttcagggtcttatagctcaaaataatcaataaatgcatgaaaaataagaaatgaagtcagaaagggttgaaaattgatgatgtggctttgaatggtgcattttgaacacacaaaaagtcaagagttcaaataagttttaaaaataaaatccctttgtaacagacgagtttccgtatgaaatcctaatacttcgaaagagattgtccgttttgtacatgaagtgcatccagtttttgccgtaaccctctcaactttcttgcacatgctatgtggatgaaatgatgataccatgccaactttcagccttttcagagttcatttgaaatgcttttcaattttagggtcttatagctcaaaataatcagtaaatgcatgaaaaatggtgcatgaaaaataacaaataaaataaataagtaattagaaacaaaataatatcaactttaataaaatatataagtacaaacaaaacaaaataaactttaataacataaaaaaaaattatgaaactaaaattatcaaagtattttctgttcaaaacattataagcaaccactactattattgaaactaaaattatataaaattgatgcaactaaaattatcgaagtattttctgttcaaaatcattgaaagcaaaaagaattttcataaaaaaaaaatttgttagaaactttaatagcaaaaagaattatcataaagtaaaataaataagtaattagaaacaaaataaaataaaataaataagttttttgttgtaagtagaaacaaaacaaaataaataaagcaaaaaagaaaacaaaaaataggcaaaaaataaaaatatgccacctaatgggccaccacggcctgaatacgactagaaagccatcgatgggccaggattcgtaggcccatcaggcatagcagtgacaattaggcccgtaagcctgcaatggagaggagctcgagaggggagcgacagtggggcttataaaccactgcgcgcccctctcaactagcgaggtgggactaaactttcgacgcgggcgcagcagcacaaggcctttggtcccggttggtggcaccaaccgggactaaaggggtgcattggtaccggttggtggcactaaccggtaccaatgccccccctttagtcccggttggtgccaccaaccgggaccaaaggccgccgcttcctgccctttgggctgctgaaaagagacatttggtcccggttggtggcaccaaccaggactaaaaggggcattggtctcggttgctgccatgaaccggtaccaatgctctcCGTATATAAGTAGGACTTGTAAATTTTTCAGTTTCATCGAACATTTGCCCCCCGGCGACGCCGaactcatcgacgccgccaggctgcccgtgttcgccgtcgccgccccgcgcccttgctgcccgtgctcgccgacgccgccaggctgcccatgctcgtcgtcgccgccccgccgcccgctcctcgtcactgcccactcctcgtcgccgtcgccccgcgccgttgccctgccccgacgcgccgccccggcccgtgtccctgccccgacgcgccgccccggcccgcgtgcccctgccccgacgcgccgccccggcccgagcccctgccccgacgccgccccacgcccccggcctgccccgaccacacgccgccg
This DNA window, taken from Triticum aestivum cultivar Chinese Spring chromosome 1D, IWGSC CS RefSeq v2.1, whole genome shotgun sequence, encodes the following:
- the LOC123163779 gene encoding ankyrin repeat domain-containing protein 17 is translated as MGMREWPLPRLYEVLHGEERDRWPPEARFLQAAHNGDVREIKYIAKELDVQGHGIRTTVANTTYMGMNALHAAGGGGKLPIYRYLVEEVKMDVDMPDTAQEFTLVSHAIMYGHLPAVRYLLDHGADLHQRRGKITLLHMAVVHGYYEIVKFLLARGANVHAMSELGTPLMDATLRGFPSIVKILLEHKSDPNIVTRILGPLNMALDKSFVSCVKLLIQGGANVSGVFPYYDPLLTAAEKGLTEAIKCLLEAGANPNVFDRFGRLPIELAVEYGTREDVELLFPFTSPVSTVANWSVDGIISHVEMEIKQLEDDNFVKKRMSELKLQADEAFKKQSYLNASVLYTQALKMDNFDPKLLSNRSLCWLRMGDGQRAYDDATECKIICPKWAKAHYRQGAALMFMKVYGGAYEALSRALELDPENKDIEKLFRKAMELK